From Epinephelus fuscoguttatus linkage group LG17, E.fuscoguttatus.final_Chr_v1:
gttttgggggcacaatcccagcaggaaacgcagcaatgtttctataaaaacaaattgcttttcatgccactatcctggcaggaaacgcagcaatgggtccctacaaaacacccacatttggtgcctaaaaaaacactggaaacaatGACTTGCTACATCACAACGGCTTTTGTTGTCTCGAACAGTAGCAGGCGTCTTGTCTAGATTACACGCCATCCACTATCCCCCCTCCAGTCAGTTCATATAccatgtcactttagaaatgctgatatgatatgtatgaaatgtgcaaatgtaacttatttgtgattttacagaaatgtacaatgccaacattttcttgtaGTGTCGACTTGGGGCTTCTCCTGTTTAGCACCATCAGCTGATGATTACAGAGGCATTTACTACTTCCTGTGGAAGAGATAAAATATCACGGAGCCGCCCGACCCAACCAACATTGTGTGCTGCCTGTGAAACATAAGCAATGCACTGAATATTTCTCAGTGGCATAACATTTACACACAATGAAGACTCAAAGAGTATACTGTTTATTGTAAACTATTTATCTGATCAAATAGCGTCTTCTTATTTGCCATCACAAGATCAGTCTCTGGAAACCAAACTGGAGTGTGCTTGAAAAGTCTGCAGCAACCTCATGACATTGAAATAATGCTAAACGCTGATGATCACATGCAATCAGCCTACAAGGATGATGTTACTTTGGAAACATGAGACCTGTAAAATATGGGCCTGATAACTGTCAAGGGGTTGAAATATGCTTGTGGATTATAAGACAgagggcccctgggcacagatatgcaaagggccacACCACCTCTTCTACAtaagagcaagacacacagactttgtggtggttttgcatctctttgcagttgctgtgcatctttttgtggttttatggctctttgtggtcattttctgtGTTATCAAGGTAATTGTATGTCTTTATGGTAGTTTTGTGTCACttcatagtcattttgtgtctctttgtggtcattttgagtctcttcctggtcagtacgtGTTAATTtaggtgacattttgcaggtaaagCCCAGGGAGGTCCTTGACACTTTGCACCCCTTGGCCTGTGACCAGTGAGCCCATTCAGTAATTTATCCATGATGTTTACATATCAGATAACTTCTTCCTTGCCTTACAACCTGAATTTTGTGCACCATGTTCATTAATTCagcctttatttaaaaaacagaatggTCCAATGGGAGCAGTCCAATTTCATGGGCACCTGTGTAAACAGGACTCACACCAGCAtattaaatgtgaaaatgttccAAGTCAAGCATGTAGAGTAGAACCTGTATCAGCCAACATGACCAAATGTTGCAGAAAACCAGCTGTATTGTAAACACCATTGCTTATTGTCCTTCTACTTAGGCTGTCAGCAGAACCTGTCTATGTCATGCTGATCGAGCAAAATGAAGCTGACAAACTCAAGGAAGAGTTTTATAATGAAGATGAAACGATAAGATGTGGAATGTCATCGGGCAACTCAAAGTCACAAACCATTATTTTTAAGACTAAATGCACTGAATGTGTCGTCGTTAAGACTGTGATGCAATCCTTTGGTCAAACTTCTCAggaaagattaaaataatactGGTCAGCAGCTGAATGAAGCACCGGAACTGCCCTCAGCAGCACCACATGATCTTCATATGATTTCTCTAGCTGTCTTTCATGCAACAAGTTGTATTGTGACTGCAAGTGCAGAACAAAATAGCAGAGAAAGTGACTGCAGACTGTCTCAGGATACATGACAGTGCTGACATGGGCAACTGAGAGCGCAACTGCTGAAGTGCAAAGACTGATTCAGTGAAAAAGGGCACAAAGAAACTGCAAAATATATATGAACAATGAATAGTGGGGCTCACTTGTGAAATGTGAGGCTCAAATGTAGGGATAAATTAAACAGGTGGTATGTATTACATTTGGTAGAGACTCTATTGTTTAGTTTTAATGACTGTGCCAGGGCtggctctctctctgtgtgcagaGGTAAAGTGCTGAGTCACTGTGACTCTGCAACAATCAAATTTCAGGATGTTGTAGACGTGCATCAGGAAATAGTAAAGTAAATCACCGCAGAAGTAGTTTAAGATAAAATCAATACACCAAGATGACACTTCCACTTGAATTTCCTCTGATGCATATTGTCCAAGTAATATATGTTGGACTGTGGAAAACTAATAGAGTCATAACTTGAGTGAATAGGGTGATTGTTGATTATAATTCCAGTGTATAagtgttgttattatttatttgtcttattGAGTTATTACTGTCACTGCACAAAATGTCCTCTTACTTCAGTGTTGGATTCTtgcctgtctttttttccctttttgcccTACTATCATGATCTGCGTGGCTGGGATCAAAGAGTGTTTATTCAAAGCAAGAGAAGTCTCTCCTCAACATATATGACTTTGCTAATGCCAGTGAATATAAGCAACTAGAGGCATAATGCAGAATTTCATGTCACCTTGACTTAGAGGagcagtttggattttttgatgtGGGTTTGCATGAGGTATTTATCTATAGTCAGTctgaaacatacagtatatgttgGTTGGCACGCCCACAGGTTCGAGAAACAAACAGGAGTCCGACACGTAAGCAAAGCATTGTACAGGTGTGGATGGGTGTCGGCAGCAAAACgtgttttagccacctaaaaaatctgtttaagtgtacgctatatttagataATATGCATTAGCACATTCTAACAAAGAAACCGTAAACAGCTCCATTTCCACCTCCATGCTTTTGTCAACACTACCAGACTccagtgacaaaaacagtaatttaagttcGCTGCACaagggagctgctggtccacagctgcttcagtcagttagttagtttgtgctATTATGTGATTTTGTTGAATCCAAATTAACCTTTTAAATgctaaagtcacacagtaacacaaacaaaataactgttcCGGGCagtggtggaccagcagcttctgtgttaaatcactgtttttctcaatggagtctgactttgaagagagtgatataacagcttcattttccAATTGGGAATCACCGTCTGACAGCAAGGTGGTGAAAATATCCTAAATGTAGCATACACTTACACTGATATTTTgttatacatttacattttgttgcAGACACCTCCACAGCAGTTCACGGCTGAGCTCCCTTGTCAGCTTCcttcctgcttctccaaactggggtcgtgccaactgacatctactgcatgtaacatactgtctatggataagcACCCTATGAAagcccacttaaaaaaaatctgaactatccctttaacggAAGGTGGGGTTAACATGCTTGGATAGGGTGTGAACTATCTCAACTGTCTTgagtcacaaatctttggtgaTAACACAAAAATGGGTTGGAACTTAAGTCCACCAATCCGGATGCAAAGGGCTGGAGCATGTTATAAAACAGACATCTGCCACACTACTGCTTCACTCTCtccacttcctccacctctcacAGCTTGAACTACAGTCAGGTGTAGCAGCTCACTCTGAAACCATGGCCGAGGACATGACTCTGCTGTGGGGCTCCGGCTCTCCTCCCTGCTGGAGGGTCATGATCGCTCTGGACGAGAAGAACCTGAAGGGCTACAACCAGAAACTGCTTTCCTTTGAGAAAATGGAGCACAAGTCCAAGCAAGTCATGGACATGAATCCCAGGGGACAGGTAAGATCATTTCAGACATTACTTAGACATATTCCTCTGATAGTGTCAGTCTGCCTTTTTTTCCTGATATGCAcacatttatattcattttattagaaaaataaaaaagttacaTAAAGTTTTCTGTCCAATCTGTCTTTCTTAAAGCTTCCTTCATTCAAGCACAAAGACTATGTCCTGAATGAGTCCTACGCTGCCTGCATGTACCTAGAGGTAAGAACTTGGCCAAGTGCAAACTCAGGCCTCCTAGTTAAAAATGCATGTAGCCATATTCCATCAAGGAGTTAATAAGTAGGAGGACTCATTGTGCTGTGTGTTCAACAATGCCTCAAAGACAAACAGTCACCCTACACCTCAAAGGAAAAGAAACCGGAGCGCCATGCAGCTGTTCATAATAGCCGTCTTTTCATGTCTCCAACAACAGAACCAGTTCAAGTCCCAGGGAAACAAGCTGATCCCTGACTGCCCAGCTGAGCAAGCACAGATGTACCAGCGCATGTTTGAGGGTCTCACCCTAAATCAGAAAATGGGTATGTTAACCCTGACATGAAAAGTATTTTACTAAGAAATAATAGTCATCACCTTTGAGCCACTTAGATGAAGTTATTAAGGCATCACTAGGTTCAGCGTTTCACTTATAACTTGATGACTTGGCTGATGTTGTTGTCATTTAGACTTTGGCCTTATGGGACTTTGAAATACAGTGCTCTTGGCAACATCATACACAGAGCTGCCACCTTAAACCTCTGGGACTTCATTCAGTCTCCTCAGAGGACCTGAGTtgctcaaaacacacacagtgcactAATGAGCTGTGCATTCATATTATTAAGCTATTGCACCATGCATTAATTCCATGTGGTGCACCCCTTAAAACAGCTAGATGTCGAGAGGTCAAACGTTAATCCCACAGAGGGTCACATGCTCAGACCAGCTTGCATGCAAAGCTCAAGTCATGAGACGGGGTTGTTTTTGGCGAGGGTTGCAAAAACAAGAGAGGCAGCAAAATCAGAAATACAGTTCCCAAAGTGAACAGTTTCTAAGTAGGCTGCCTCAAACTTTGTTGTAGCCACTTTTTCTCTCTTCACGTTGAAACTGTTGTTACATAATGTCCTTACTGACCCCACCCTCAACGCCTAGGGAAGTAAAACCAATTAGTCTAAGCACAGTGTAGTAGTGGATGTTGTATGATGAGCGGATAATGTTTGCTGATATCGTGCATTCCTCTGAGTGCCACCGTCACGACTGAATGCCTGTGGTAACATTTTGCAGCCGATGTTATCTACTACACCTGGAAGGTcccagagggagagagacacgACTCGGCcataaagagaaacaaagaggcTCTGACTACTGAGATCAAGCTGTGGGAGGGATACCTGCAGAAGGTAAACATGAAATCTCCTTTAACACACACGACAaaagacacagagctgcagaggaaaTGGGACAtgggtcaaaataaaaaaaaagtacatgtcaaatttttcccaaagattgtttctgtcatttcaggTAGTTCCTATCATGCTGAAAAGTTTGGTTATAACTGgtaatgtgatgttaaaaatgGTGTGTGTGCCAATCAGTATGCTCACTATCAATGGTGCTGCTCGCGATTGGTCGGACAGGTGCATGGGTGGGAACGTGATATCTGTAGAGATTGCTGTGGTTCCAAATTATGTCACCAGGACAAGATGGCGGCGCCTGTATGCAGGATatcttggcttcatttttgtgaaGTGATGTGTCTACAGTCTATGCTGCTGACATTAGCTTCTTAGTTCATTGATATaagagtggtatcagtcttGTATAGCATCCATAACAGCAAAAAGATAGTAGTAAATAAGTGCGGCCCTGTTCAGCTGCTGACATGAGTATCatcattttctgttctttaGCCCTAACTCTTTTGCTCCTTCTTCTCAGGCATCGGGCTCTTTCCTGGCAGGGAAGAGCTTTTCACTGGCTGATGTGACTGTTTATCCAAGCATTGCTTATCTCTACCATTTTGGGTACGTGGATGAAATGACTGGAAATAACTTATAGCTGTTGGGCAAATTTAATGCAAATGTTCACACAAACTTTTCTCTCCCCTATAGGCTATCTGAGGAGCGTTACCCGAAACTGACAGCCTACTATAACGGTCTGAAGGACAGACGCAGCATCAGAGCCACCTGGCCTCCTACCTGGCTGGAGAACCCACAGTCACAAGACACACTGAAAGACATCTGAGATTCAAACATGCATCAGCAGACACACTGGAACTGTTCCTGTTGTGTAATAAATACCACTCCCTGCATTGCACTACTCTAGCTGGCTGCATTTTGAAGAAATATACATTTGCTGTTACTGTG
This genomic window contains:
- the LOC125904516 gene encoding glutathione S-transferase A-like, whose product is MAEDMTLLWGSGSPPCWRVMIALDEKNLKGYNQKLLSFEKMEHKSKQVMDMNPRGQLPSFKHKDYVLNESYAACMYLENQFKSQGNKLIPDCPAEQAQMYQRMFEGLTLNQKMADVIYYTWKVPEGERHDSAIKRNKEALTTEIKLWEGYLQKASGSFLAGKSFSLADVTVYPSIAYLYHFGLSEERYPKLTAYYNGLKDRRSIRATWPPTWLENPQSQDTLKDI